The genomic window ttattttttaaaatcataaaatatttaatgtatttggtctattttTTAGACCAAAAACATTAATCATTACATTAAtctaaaatgttaatttttttcttatattaaggataaGAGGGAgagtaatttctttttttaagctATGTCAATTaatttgaagatttgatttctGCAGAAAATTCTTTGGTTTACCATAAAATAAAGTCCACTCTATTGATTTCAACAATTTCAATGAAATTCCACCCACCCAAAGACCACGCTTGTTTGGCTGCAAGAGATAAGACCCCAAAAAAAGGTATTATTGGAATTtagaaaatgcatttttttttcattaaagtTTAAACATTGATAGATAGATCACTGTCAACGCGCTTTTAAGGGGGAAATTAAAAAACAGAACACGCCTTGTGTTTGTActttccaaagaaaaaaaaatactatatactACACCATGAACGTGTGGAAGGAGTCAAGACATTAGAACTAGTGCCTTAGCCTTTGCTTCAACTAGAATTTGGAATTATCATCATCTTTATTATAAAGAAAATGTTTGATTACTTTCTAGATTCTTGACCTAGTGTACATTCTTAGAATCAGGAATTGAACTTAATcttacaaaattaatttgtaaGGTGGAGATTTTCCTCGCTTATAAATATATTCAGACCATCTTGCAACCTAATAGAGTAGGGGTCTATTGGATTGTAAAAGAGACTCTGATATTATCTTAGAATAAAAAGTTGAGTCTAACGCATCCCTACAAGTAAGAATTCTCTAACTTGTAAACATATATTCATGTAATCTTATAACCGATGTGAAACTCTTAACATAGATTTTTAAATAACTTAATATGCTAAAAGGGTTTGTAATTAAGTTTATGAATTTTCAACATAGGTTAATATAGTGGTGAAGATTTGAGACATTACAGTTTGTTCCTCTCAAGATCTCTTATTAGAATTCTTTCTGTGTCACTTTTGGTGTTGAGTCATTTCATATGAGTGAAACTAATGCGACCTCCACTAATAGACGGTGACATTGATGTCCCTTTAATTAGTTGGATACTGAATCTTcgtaaaaaattatgaattttcataactatttaattaaatttgtggaaaacaaatatatgaattGAGTTTATGaacttttaaataattttaattaagtctctaaatttttaaataatttgtatTTTGTCCAAATATTGAAAGAcccaattaaaaattatttgaaaatttatggatacaattaaaaaaaatagtttaagaAGCTAATTATAAATGACCAACAATTGAAAATTATTACCATAAGATACCTACATGTGTTGTATTTAGTATTTGAATAGTGGAAAATAATTATGGAGGTGAATGGTTGGATTGGAGATATCATATAGTGAGTGATATTCCTAAGGTGTTCTTAGAGGATATTAATTTATAGCTTACCATTAGATCATGAAACTTAGTTTTTATAGACTTAGTAATCTAGTACATGATGACTTAGTAATCTAGAGCTATATGAAATTAATAGAAATACGTAGTTTGTGAGGCCTAGTGTATCACCATAGGGTGCACTAATGATGTTGGTTAAGTAGTACTGTAAGATGGAGTTTAGTCacgaaaaaaaaagtagtaggaTGGAGTTATGACTTATGAGGTTGTATATAGACTATTGTTAATTGAATAAAGTAACTATAAGAAGTAGTATCCTCTCACTAGAATTGATGACCTTGTAGACTAGTTGGTAGGAACATATTTATTCAATAAGAtagactttattttattttaaaattctgTATCCGACCCAAGAACCGACTAATCAGATAAAAGGTTGAAGTTGGACATAACTCGTGTGATAGTGAACCGGTATAAATACTAGTTGTCTATATTCTTTCCTACTTTGTTTACTTTTAGATTTAACAGTTAATATGATTTCTAAGTGGTTACTTGAAGAAAGGATGCAGATCTTGCATGCTTTCTCTTATTCATTCTCTTTACATTCAATCAAATGTACAATTTTCTGCAGTTTGTGGTTCTTCAAAACTTACTAACATTTatctttgatttgattttattttgtgtctGTCACTCTTAAAGATTCATTATTTCAAATTGTTCATGTGTTCTTGATCACTATCTTGATAAATATTGCAAAAGCCACTTTCTGCATAAATTGCAAGCATACATACAATATCATTACTACACACCATACATTCCTTACATTTTCAGAAGAGCTTGATATGATCAGCATATATACTCAAGATGCTATAAGATTATTAAAGTTCGTATATTTTCACATGGTTTCGACAAATTAAGGCTCTTGTCTTTCAGAAGGCTTTTTAACTTCCCTAAGCTGAACCGAGTTTTCAAAGCAGTGAAAGAAaccaaaatgagggaatctctCGTACCAAGTATCTTGCGGTTCATGTGTGTCCCAATGTTCACCACTACTGCTCTTTCCGTACTTGTGAACCCATCCAGAACCATTGTGTTGCTCACCCCAGGTTCGGTTCCAACGCTCTCCGTACTTACCTTCCCACCAGGTCTCTCCTTGCTTGATGCCGTGACTATTTGGGTCGAAATTTTCGTCCCATTTGTCGCCCCATTTCTCCCATCCACCGTCCGATGAACGCTCGGCCCATTTGTCGGTGTATTTTATGCTGCCACCGTACCCATCATATGTTTCACCCCACCTGGAAAAAAGGCACAGCACACAAAAAGATTAAACATAAAGAACAAGATGTAACTCCTTATTGCTTATGATAATGTTAAGATAAACTAGTGTCATTCACTCGCAGATTCTTCCAGGAAGCCATTTACATGAATTCATACCTTATAGAGTAGATAGATATTATGACTGAATATACACTCCCTggatttaatataaatatagtgCAGAACAGAATATATTTTGGTTTACAGCATGAACAACACAAGTTGAGTTCAAAATAGTTCAGTCTATTTCACCGTGATATATGCTTATATCCTGTTcgttttaaatttattccatcaCAAACGAGTATAGGGTGGGATAAACGCTTTCAAAGTCCTAATTTGCAATCAAAGAAATCCTAAACATACATAACAAATGAAAGAGGATTAGAGCTGAAATGCTAATGTAGTTCTACACTGTTGTTACCTTTCATGCCAGACATGAGCGTGCCCTGCATCAAGAGGTGTGTTTGGGTCAATACTACACCACTTGTGTGCCCATTTCTCAGCTTGACCAGATGCATTGTAGTGTTCAAACCATTTTTCCTGCCACTCATCACCTTGACCATTACGTCCCCATTTGTCTGCAGTTTTCTCCATATGCATTAGCCCATTTTCCTGCCAGTGAAAATCATGCTCAGTATGATTTTATGAAGTATCCAATATTCGGTAGGTTCATAAGATTAATGAACGCCTCCGAGGATACAATTTTCAAAGGACGCTTGCATACCGATTAATTTATAAGTGAAGTTAAGAACATTGTACAAGAGCGTAAGAAACAAATGCATAGTAACATTGACTACAAGAAGAATGCTAATCTGATTTTTTTGGTCTTAACCCTCCTACTcttagggggggggggggggggggggggggggaaatGGGTTCTAATATTCTGGAGTTCGGTTGGGATGTAACAAAAATCTGGCCAATGATTGTTTCAACCAGGGATCAAACTCAGGTGCTTCCAATCAATTCGAGCTTAGTTGAAGCTCATTAAACACTTTAGCCCAACCACTTAATTTTCAGATAACGATGACACAATATAATAAGAAATTTAAATGGAACTTAAAAGGTATCAAATAATGCTAACCTGACGCATGGATTCTCTCCAAAATTCACGCCAAACATTTCCAGTGGCATCACGTCCTGATTTCTCAGAACCAAGTTCCTTATAGCCAAACTCATCAGAAGCCTCCCAAAACTTCTCTTGCCACTCTAAAGCTTTGTCAGCACTAACACCCCTGATCAATGTCCATCTACAAATGACACCATCAGGTCTTTGCTCAATTCCTGTCTCTCTCCACCATCTCGTTCCATCCACATTCACTCCAACAGGTGATGATTTACTGTCTGTTCCAAGGGCGCGAACTACTTCCGCCGCATGGTCGGAAGATAACGCACCACGTTTCAGTTCCTCTTCTAATGAAGGAGACTCTACATTTGAAGCAGAGGCTTCAACAACCTCCAATGATGACTGAAGTGGTGGAAGTGTAGGAAATGTTTTGCTTTGAGTAAGTAAACTCTCGAATGGGATCGAGAGAGATTGCGAGGACCTTTCCTTCTCCACGACAGGATTAGATAATGTTGGATTAACGGAAGACTTTGGATTTAACTTCAACCCATTGGCATCGTTTGAAGGAACATCACTATCTGCTGGCGGTGTCCAGGACCAAAAATCAGGACCTGGGATACCGTCTTTCTGCGTTCCTGACTTTGGCACAAAAAGAGTCCCATTCTGCGTTCCAGACTCTTGCACAAAAATACTGTCATTCTTCTTTCCTGAATCTGATTCTATCAAATTATTGAAATGAACAAAACAACACATCATCAACCACTAACATCTTGTATGTACGAAATTCATTAATTTAGATGAAAAAAACTAAGAGCCTGATTAGTTTCAGGAAATATTCTTTCTCAgcatatattttgttttcctttcaCTTTCTATTACAAAAATACCATTTTCTTGACTTCAATTTATGTtttcaaatatttatataaaaaacaatgaaaacactACACAATGCATGAAGTGGACTTGTATTTTGCAGCTACTTTTAAAATGTGGTTATAAAGTGGACTTGTATGACAATATGATGAGTTCTAATTGGATGTCGGTCTAAAAACTAATTACATTTTGATGCAAATAGTTTGCattttcatgttttattttcacttttaatgtgaaaataatttttgcttTTATAGTCAATATTTACTCTTAATAATTAGGGACATTGCATGTTATATGCAGAGATCAAACCCCGatactcccacttattcactaaaaaaggtgaaattcagccactaggctacttgaccaataTATAATGACATATGATCATGAATTTGGGAACTAGCATATAACAAAGATCacctaatttttataaattgaaagATAACAAAAATAgcatttttctaaattaaaaaagcAAAAATGGATCATTTGATTTTACATGGAATTAAATTCCCAAGAAACTCAGCCATACCATTAGCATCCATCTCTATCATCAAATCACAAAAGACAGTCCTTGCAATGTTCAATTAACCAACAAATTCAAAACCCTAGAATAAAAAACAGAAcacaaatccaaatccaaatttaaaggaaacaaaacaagcaattcaaacaaaaaagtaCCATTTTTCTGTAACGAATCTTTATCAGAACGAACACTATTGCTATTAGCATCTTTAAGAAGTGCTCTAGCGGCGGCAATTGCGGCGGAAGCACGATCAATAACTTGCAATCTCTGAATCCTATCACGTTCTTCACTTGAAACCTGTAGAAGTTTCTGGAACTCTTCAGTTTTCTTCTCCAAATTCTCTTCCACGTTGTTGTCATTTGAAGAAGCGAGTTTGTTGAAGTTTGTGGTGTTTCTTTCTCGTTCTATGGCTTTTTTCCACATGTCGAGGTACGATGAACTTGCTTGAATTTTGAATCGTACCCATTGTGTTTGTTTTCTGTTCCTtggttgttgatgttgttgttggagATGGAGAGGGTGTAGTGATTTGTATGGTGTGGCTATGGTGAATGGTTTCAAATGGGTCGCCATTGCATGGAGGTTGAAGAAGAGTGTCACTGTGAGGTGATGGAATGACAAATGAGAAATGAGAAGTGAGAAAGAACAAATTATGTGCAGTGAAGGACCGTTTTCTGGttggtatttatttatttagttttgttctttttatttcCGGCCCACGAAGCGGTTTTAGTTCGCTCCTGATAGTGGTGTGGGAAATCGAACCATGGGGTGTTAGGGTCACACCCTCTAACACACTCATTTGAACACACTTCTAGCTATTGGAGCCACGTCATCCCTTTTTTAAAAGCATTACTCGGCTACCGGAACCTGATTTGCAGACGGATATTGATTCTATGCAGTCAAGAAATGATACATTCATGTAGTCAACTCGCTATGTATCATTGGATTGAAATTAAACGATTCAGATTTAAcactataaaattaattaaaatgtatTGATTTGACTCAATGATTGTTATTCACCTGCAATCACTATTTAACTACAAGAAATTTGTATCCGTTGCAGGCTGGCTTGCAAATCACGCTGAACTTTACCAACGGGTATTCATGTTTTCAACAATCCTTGATCAGGTTATAAACCTCTTATGACAAGACAATGCTGAAGTTTATTTTAGTCGTACAATTCCGTTGTAATTAGCCTAATGGCcccatttaacaaaaaaaattgttttatttaaattttgtttttttttcgaaaaagctaaaatgagatatattaccaCAACAGCcttcccagcacaagacgttgttttatttaaattgatttattggTATATGTAATTTATAGTAAAATTagtgtattaatttttttttgtatcaataaattaatttttttggttagatTTTGATCTATTTTGTAAAATCAGCTCAAAATTTAATCTAGTTTGAAGTTAAACACCTCTACCAAATCCTAACGTGTCAAAGGAAAAAGTGTTTGTCGACATGGTGAGGTGAAAATTGTGAATGACAAATAAGTTTGTGAATAAGGATTGACCATGAAGGGTTGTTTTGTTTGATAACGTACTTtttgaaaagagaaagagacCAAACATTTTCTTTGAGTTGAAGGTAGGAATTGAAATTCTCGAAAACATTTTCCACTTTTACCGCCAATTGCATCAACGGGACTCACGTGATAAATGAATATGGACCGTGAacatttttgttataaaaaaactgaatatttttttatcaaattaattgtCAATCATCACATCAATTAACCAACTAAcattgataaaaacaaaaattattttgatgattgctAATTTCCTCTTTAATTTGATCAGAAACTTCTTATatcttctatttatttattacaagATATTTTtgatagtgtaaattttactgaaatatattttatgataatgtaaattttattaaaagatatttttaatagtgtaagttttgttaataaatttattttagtagTGTTTTTTAGCAATGCAAAGAATGAAGAAtaatcttgaatttttttattgaatttaaattaCGATAAATTTTTctaactttattaaaaaaaatacttcttcCACCGACAAGAAACTCataattttttacataaattaagaaaagtggtaattaattttatttttaaaaactggATATTTTGCTCTAAGCTAGTGAATTTAATACGTTTATTTTGGATATTgatcttccaaaaaaaattgtttgtattTTAATATAACTAACTTTAACTTTtcatatatattaagaaaagtggTTATTGAAAATAAAGTGTTTTTGAAAACTCGGTATTCGGTCTAGAAAAGACTAATTCAGAGTTGTTAAATATAatgtatattttatatgttgatCTTCCAAAAATACTCTTTATATACTTTCTCTGtctcaaaataaatgacttatttttgacttttgtatactattcatatgttctattttgaccatatttttctattaatagGAACATGGAAATATTATCATATGAagtgttgtttgatttgtctcgatgagtatttttaaaatatataacttttataatttttaacaatatactccctccagtcctttttataaggaacactttgagaaaa from Trifolium pratense cultivar HEN17-A07 linkage group LG1, ARS_RC_1.1, whole genome shotgun sequence includes these protein-coding regions:
- the LOC123881418 gene encoding uncharacterized protein LOC123881418 isoform X1 produces the protein MATHLKPFTIATPYKSLHPLHLQQQHQQPRNRKQTQWVRFKIQASSSYLDMWKKAIERERNTTNFNKLASSNDNNVEENLEKKTEEFQKLLQVSSEERDRIQRLQVIDRASAAIAAARALLKDANSNSVRSDKDSLQKNESDSGKKNDSIFVQESGTQNGTLFVPKSGTQKDGIPGPDFWSWTPPADSDVPSNDANGLKLNPKSSVNPTLSNPVVEKERSSQSLSIPFESLLTQSKTFPTLPPLQSSLEVVEASASNVESPSLEEELKRGALSSDHAAEVVRALGTDSKSSPVGVNVDGTRWWRETGIEQRPDGVICRWTLIRGVSADKALEWQEKFWEASDEFGYKELGSEKSGRDATGNVWREFWRESMRQENGLMHMEKTADKWGRNGQGDEWQEKWFEHYNASGQAEKWAHKWCSIDPNTPLDAGHAHVWHERWGETYDGYGGSIKYTDKWAERSSDGGWEKWGDKWDENFDPNSHGIKQGETWWEGKYGERWNRTWGEQHNGSGWVHKYGKSSSGEHWDTHEPQDTWYERFPHFGFFHCFENSVQLREVKKPSERQEP
- the LOC123881418 gene encoding uncharacterized protein LOC123881418 isoform X2; translated protein: MATHLKPFTIATPYKSLHPLHLQQQHQQPRNRKQTQWVRFKIQASSSYLDMWKKAIERERNTTNFNKLASSNDNNVEENLEKKTEEFQKLLQVSSEERDRIQRLQVIDRASAAIAAARALLKDANSNSVRSDKDSLQKNDSGKKNDSIFVQESGTQNGTLFVPKSGTQKDGIPGPDFWSWTPPADSDVPSNDANGLKLNPKSSVNPTLSNPVVEKERSSQSLSIPFESLLTQSKTFPTLPPLQSSLEVVEASASNVESPSLEEELKRGALSSDHAAEVVRALGTDSKSSPVGVNVDGTRWWRETGIEQRPDGVICRWTLIRGVSADKALEWQEKFWEASDEFGYKELGSEKSGRDATGNVWREFWRESMRQENGLMHMEKTADKWGRNGQGDEWQEKWFEHYNASGQAEKWAHKWCSIDPNTPLDAGHAHVWHERWGETYDGYGGSIKYTDKWAERSSDGGWEKWGDKWDENFDPNSHGIKQGETWWEGKYGERWNRTWGEQHNGSGWVHKYGKSSSGEHWDTHEPQDTWYERFPHFGFFHCFENSVQLREVKKPSERQEP